The DNA segment ATTGACCGGGAACTGGAACAAGTTGTGGGCTTGCAGACGGATAAACCCCTGAAACGGGCCATCATGCCGTTTGGGGGGATTCGCATGGTGAAAAACGCCCTGGAGGCCTACGGCTATCAACTGGACCCCAAGACGGAGGAAATTTTCACCAAGTACCGCAAGACCCACAACGACGGGGTATTTGATGCCTACACACCGGAGATGCGCACCTGCCGCCGCTCGGGGATTATTACGGGGTTGCCGGATGCCTACGGACGGGGGCGGATCATTGGCGACTACCGGCGCGTGGCGCTCTACGGGACGGCGTTTCTGATTGCGGATAAGCAGGCGCAGTTGCACTCGCTGGATGACCGGGAGATGGATGAACCCACCATCCGGCTGCGGGAGGAACTCGCCGAACAAATCAAGGCCCTGCGGGAGCTGGAAAGCATGGCCCAGAGCTATGGGTTTGACATTTCCCGCCCGGCGGCCAATGCCAAGGAGGCGTTCCAGTGGTTGTACTTCGCTTATCTGGGGGCGGTCAAGGAGCAAAATGGCGCGGCCATGTCCCTGGGACGGGTGTCCACGTTCCTGGATATCTACTGTGAGCGGGATTTGCAGCGAGGGTGGTTGACGGAAACCGACGTCCAGGAACTGGTGGACCACTTCGTGATGAAGCTGCGTATGGTGCGGTTTTTGCGGACGCCGGAATACAACGAGCTGTTTTCGGGGGACCCCACCTGGGTGACGGAATCCATTGGCGGCATCGGGGAAGATGGGCGACCCCTGGTGACCAAAACCAGCTTTCGCTTCCTGCAAACGCTCTATAACCTGGGGCCGGCGCCGGAACCCAACTTGACCGTGCTGTGGTCGGAGCGCTTGCCAGAAAACTTCAAACGGTTCTGCGCCCAGACGTCTATTGCCACCAGTTCCATCCAGTACGAAAACGATGACCTGATGCGCCCCTACTTCGGCGATGACTACGGGATTGCCTGCTGTGTGTCGGCGATGCGCATTGGCAAGCAGATGCAGTTTTTTGGGGCGCGGGTGAATCTAGCCAAGGCGCTGCTGTATGCCATCAATGGCGGGCGAGATGAAAAATCCGGGGAACAGGTGGCGCCGCCGATGCCCCCCATCACTAGTGAGGTGCTGGATTTTGAGGAGGTGAAGCAACGCTACGAGCAGGTCCTGGCATGGCTGGCCCGCACCTACATCCACACGCTTAACGTCATCCATTACATGCATGACAAATACTGCTACGAGCGGTTGCAGATGGCGTTGCACGACCGGGATGTGTACCGCACGATGGCCTGTGGGATTGCCGGGTTGTCGGTGGTGGCGGATTCCCTGTCGGCCATTAAATACGCCAGGGTGAAACCGATTCGGGATGAACGGGGCCTGGCGGTGGACTTTGTGATTGAAGGGAGTTATCCCGCTTACGGCAACAACGACGACCGGGCCGATGAACTGGCGGTGTGGGTGGTGCAGACCATGATGCGGGAGCTGCGCAAGCACAAAACCTATCGGGATGCGGTGCCCACGCAATCGGTGCTGACCATCACATCCAATGTGGTCTATGGCAAGAAGACAGGGACAACGCCGGATGGTCGTAAAGCGGGACAACCTTTTGCCCCTGGCGCCAACCCCATGCACGGGCGGGACTGCTGCGGGGCGCTGGCATCACTCGCATCAGTGGCGAAATTGCCTTACAGCGATGCCTTGGATGGCATTTCCAATACCTTTTCCATCGTGCCGGAGGCGCTAGGACGCACGGAGGCGGAGAAGGTGAACAACCTAGTGACCATGCTGGATGGCTATTTCCACGACGGCGGGCACCACATCAACGTCAACGTCCTGCGGCGGGAAACGCTCCTGGATGCTATGGACCACCCTGAACGCTACCCGCAGTTGACCATCCGGGTGTCGGGCTATGCGGTGAACTTCATCAAACTCACCCGTGAGCAACAGTTGGATGTCATTAATCGCACCTTCCACGAGCGCCGTTAAAGGCCGGATTCATTCCTACGAAACCATGGGCACGGTGGATGGTCC comes from the Gloeomargarita sp. SKYB120 genome and includes:
- the pflB gene encoding formate C-acetyltransferase, giving the protein MAKEGLEVLEKIHPETETLRPEWQGFQPGVWQTEVNVRDFIQRNYTPYTGDGSFLTGPTERTRKLWTQVQELMRQEREKGILDADTSLPSSITSHPPGYIDRELEQVVGLQTDKPLKRAIMPFGGIRMVKNALEAYGYQLDPKTEEIFTKYRKTHNDGVFDAYTPEMRTCRRSGIITGLPDAYGRGRIIGDYRRVALYGTAFLIADKQAQLHSLDDREMDEPTIRLREELAEQIKALRELESMAQSYGFDISRPAANAKEAFQWLYFAYLGAVKEQNGAAMSLGRVSTFLDIYCERDLQRGWLTETDVQELVDHFVMKLRMVRFLRTPEYNELFSGDPTWVTESIGGIGEDGRPLVTKTSFRFLQTLYNLGPAPEPNLTVLWSERLPENFKRFCAQTSIATSSIQYENDDLMRPYFGDDYGIACCVSAMRIGKQMQFFGARVNLAKALLYAINGGRDEKSGEQVAPPMPPITSEVLDFEEVKQRYEQVLAWLARTYIHTLNVIHYMHDKYCYERLQMALHDRDVYRTMACGIAGLSVVADSLSAIKYARVKPIRDERGLAVDFVIEGSYPAYGNNDDRADELAVWVVQTMMRELRKHKTYRDAVPTQSVLTITSNVVYGKKTGTTPDGRKAGQPFAPGANPMHGRDCCGALASLASVAKLPYSDALDGISNTFSIVPEALGRTEAEKVNNLVTMLDGYFHDGGHHINVNVLRRETLLDAMDHPERYPQLTIRVSGYAVNFIKLTREQQLDVINRTFHERR